The Longimicrobium sp. genome has a segment encoding these proteins:
- a CDS encoding DUF6941 family protein, with product MAVLADEANVSQEGKLNVMGIFDRIAAADFPVMHPKMVFAFRVEAAHGDGGRGFPVNVELLDPEGAVLFQAGGEMMAPRVPAGEFTTSNQVFTLVGLQFPKAGLYRFVVTVGDAEPHETPFLVQSTANDPMMN from the coding sequence ATGGCGGTCCTGGCCGACGAGGCCAACGTTTCGCAGGAAGGCAAGCTGAACGTGATGGGGATCTTCGACCGCATTGCCGCGGCCGATTTTCCCGTGATGCACCCAAAGATGGTGTTCGCCTTTCGCGTGGAGGCCGCGCACGGCGACGGCGGGCGGGGCTTTCCCGTGAACGTGGAGCTGCTGGACCCCGAGGGTGCGGTGCTGTTCCAGGCAGGGGGCGAGATGATGGCGCCGCGCGTGCCCGCGGGCGAGTTCACCACCAGCAACCAGGTGTTCACGCTGGTGGGGCTTCAGTTTCCCAAGGCAGGCCTGTACCGCTTCGTGGTGACGGTGGGCGACGCCGAACCGCACGAGACACCGTTCCTGGTGCAGTCCACCGCTAACGACCCGATGATGAACTAG
- a CDS encoding type II toxin-antitoxin system death-on-curing family toxin: MDEPIWLSRQMIDAMHSDLIDDYGGSHGIRAGGNDLIVSALSRPMNRFAYTPGVDLADIAAAYLFGLVKNHGFIDGNKRIAFAALVTFLDLNRRWLTAHPDDAFAMVVATVEDRMSEGDVAEWVRRHWSSAAR, translated from the coding sequence GTGGACGAGCCGATCTGGTTGTCGCGCCAGATGATCGATGCCATGCATTCCGATCTCATCGACGACTACGGTGGCTCTCACGGTATCCGGGCGGGCGGGAATGACCTGATCGTCTCCGCCCTGAGCCGGCCGATGAACCGGTTCGCCTACACCCCTGGTGTGGACCTGGCGGATATTGCGGCCGCGTACCTGTTCGGACTCGTGAAGAATCACGGGTTCATCGACGGCAACAAGAGAATTGCGTTTGCCGCCCTCGTAACGTTCCTCGATCTGAATCGACGCTGGCTCACGGCCCACCCCGATGACGCTTTCGCGATGGTCGTCGCAACGGTCGAGGATCGGATGAGCGAAGGTGATGTGGCCGAGTGGGTCCGGCGCCACTGGAGCAGCGCTGCACGATGA
- a CDS encoding ATP-binding protein yields MTNLTPAVTSTERAHRPGNGMRALVAIGAGVLAVALTIALAAFLPRSMFLFAYVAVIVSAWYGGSWPGLATGVICVMGLNYYLIPPLGGFVPEDPRDLVPLAAFIGVSWLVGTTSESLQRARDAAWRAAAELELANQQLQEQALEVELANAQLQEQATEMEMAHEELQATAEELEERTQAAELAGREAQEARARAEEANHAKSMFLATMSHELRTPLNAIGGYVQLMEMEIRGPVTPEQREDLGRIDRSQRHLLGLINDVLDFATNEAGTASYAREPVMLDAVMGGVEGLVLPQMAEKQLAYDDSRARCGTVLLADRSRVEQVLLNLLSNAIKFTPAGGRIEVSCQPAADTVAIRVRDTGIGIPGDKLEFIFHPFAQVSAGFTRTAGGTGLGLAISRDLARGMGGDLVAESTLGEGSTFTLTLPAA; encoded by the coding sequence GTGACCAACCTCACCCCCGCCGTCACCTCCACCGAACGTGCGCACCGCCCCGGCAACGGAATGCGAGCGCTCGTCGCGATCGGTGCGGGCGTGCTCGCGGTGGCGTTGACCATCGCGCTCGCCGCCTTTCTCCCCCGCTCGATGTTCCTGTTCGCGTACGTGGCGGTGATCGTTTCCGCGTGGTACGGCGGCTCGTGGCCGGGGCTGGCCACGGGCGTCATCTGCGTGATGGGATTGAACTACTATCTCATCCCGCCTCTCGGAGGCTTCGTACCGGAAGATCCCAGGGACCTCGTGCCGCTGGCGGCGTTCATCGGCGTGTCGTGGCTGGTGGGCACCACCAGCGAGTCGCTGCAGCGCGCCCGTGACGCGGCGTGGAGGGCCGCCGCCGAGCTGGAACTGGCCAACCAGCAGCTGCAGGAGCAGGCCCTCGAGGTCGAGCTGGCGAACGCGCAGCTGCAGGAGCAGGCGACGGAGATGGAGATGGCGCACGAGGAGCTGCAGGCGACCGCGGAGGAGCTGGAGGAGCGTACCCAAGCCGCGGAGCTCGCCGGGCGCGAGGCGCAGGAGGCGCGGGCGCGCGCCGAGGAAGCGAACCATGCCAAGAGCATGTTCCTGGCGACCATGAGCCACGAGCTGCGCACGCCGCTGAACGCCATCGGCGGATACGTGCAGCTGATGGAGATGGAAATCCGCGGGCCGGTTACGCCGGAGCAGCGCGAAGACCTGGGCCGCATCGACCGCAGCCAGCGCCACCTGCTGGGGCTGATCAACGATGTGCTGGACTTTGCGACGAACGAGGCGGGAACTGCCAGCTACGCGCGGGAGCCGGTGATGCTGGACGCGGTGATGGGCGGGGTGGAGGGGCTGGTACTGCCGCAGATGGCCGAGAAGCAGCTGGCGTACGACGACAGCCGCGCTCGCTGTGGCACGGTGCTGCTGGCCGACCGCTCGCGGGTGGAGCAGGTGCTGCTGAACCTGCTTTCCAACGCCATCAAGTTCACCCCCGCCGGCGGGCGGATCGAGGTGTCGTGCCAGCCGGCGGCGGACACCGTGGCCATCCGCGTGCGCGACACGGGCATCGGCATTCCGGGCGATAAGCTGGAGTTCATCTTCCACCCGTTCGCCCAGGTGTCGGCGGGCTTCACCCGTACGGCCGGTGGAACGGGGCTGGGGCTGGCGATCAGCCGCGACCTGGCGCGCGGCATGGGTGGAGACCTGGTGGCCGAAAGCACGCTGGGCGAGGGATCCACCTTTACCCTCACCCTCCCTGCGGCGTAG
- a CDS encoding carboxypeptidase-like regulatory domain-containing protein, with amino-acid sequence MQRSGMRVLLFTIALALIASAQLSAQTVGGTVVEIATGEPIQGAVVALVDSLGRRREAVLSDPQGQYSLQVPAPGTYRVRAERVGYAAASSPALALDSGEQVRQQLSMSPVHVTLDAVVARGVPRACTIRPENGEQAARVWDEARKALDATHLGGRAGAYEFRVRLFRRTLAFPRLAIVDSTSSVQSGYSRQPFATPVERLVTHGYMEVEGDSIVFRAPDAPTLLSDAFLDHHCFSLIRGRGTEAGMVGLAFAPVRDRRLPDVQGTLWLDGQTGHLRYLEYTYTRLPFASSDARLGGRVDFVQLPAGGWIVSRWRIRMPILVRENPRAQPIVKALVESGGEVLGVRTGRGARVPLRTVSVGQNSPAVASLAASPR; translated from the coding sequence ATGCAACGTAGCGGTATGCGCGTGCTGCTCTTCACCATCGCTCTCGCCCTCATCGCCTCCGCCCAGCTCTCCGCGCAAACCGTCGGTGGAACCGTCGTGGAGATTGCGACCGGCGAGCCGATTCAGGGTGCGGTGGTCGCGCTGGTCGACTCGCTGGGAAGGCGCCGGGAAGCCGTGCTCAGTGATCCGCAGGGGCAGTACAGCCTGCAGGTTCCCGCGCCCGGAACCTACCGCGTCCGCGCCGAGCGGGTGGGGTACGCGGCCGCCTCCTCGCCCGCGCTGGCACTGGACTCTGGGGAGCAGGTCAGGCAGCAGCTTTCGATGTCGCCCGTCCACGTGACGCTGGACGCCGTGGTTGCGCGGGGTGTGCCGCGGGCGTGCACCATCCGCCCCGAGAACGGTGAGCAGGCGGCGCGCGTGTGGGACGAAGCACGGAAAGCGCTCGACGCCACCCACCTCGGTGGCCGGGCAGGCGCCTACGAGTTTCGGGTGCGGCTGTTCCGGCGCACGCTGGCATTTCCCAGGCTTGCGATCGTCGATTCCACCTCATCGGTCCAGTCGGGGTACAGCCGCCAGCCGTTCGCGACACCCGTCGAGCGGCTGGTGACGCACGGCTACATGGAAGTCGAGGGCGATTCCATCGTGTTTCGCGCCCCGGACGCGCCCACGCTGCTGTCCGACGCTTTTCTGGACCACCACTGCTTCAGCCTGATCCGGGGCCGCGGCACCGAGGCGGGGATGGTGGGGCTGGCGTTCGCTCCCGTGCGCGACAGACGGCTTCCCGACGTGCAGGGAACGCTGTGGCTCGATGGGCAGACGGGGCACCTGCGCTACCTGGAGTACACCTACACGCGGTTGCCCTTCGCCAGCTCCGACGCCCGGCTGGGCGGGCGCGTGGACTTCGTGCAGCTGCCCGCGGGCGGATGGATCGTAAGCCGGTGGCGCATCCGGATGCCGATCCTGGTGAGGGAAAACCCGCGCGCGCAACCTATCGTCAAAGCTTTAGTGGAGAGCGGGGGCGAGGTGCTGGGCGTCCGCACGGGCCGAGGAGCGCGGGTACCATTGCGGACGGTGAGCGTCGGGCAGAACTCGCCCGCGGTCGCGTCACTCGCCGCGTCGCCGCGGTGA
- a CDS encoding aldehyde dehydrogenase family protein, which yields MSIAEIFETMEYGPAPESASPAVEWLEERGRTFRHFVGGEWREPEGGEFFDTTNPATNQPLARIAQGSEADVDAAVRAAREALPAWQALDGHARARFLYAIARHIQRHSRLFSVLETMDNGKPIRESRDIDIPLVARHFYHHAGWAQLMDTEMADQVPVGVVGQIIPWNFPLLMMAWKIAPALAMGNTVVLKPAEFTSLTALLFAEVCRDAGLPPGVVNVVTGDGRTGAAIVGHPDVDKIAFTGSTEVGRIIRVATAGTGKKLSLELGGKSPFIVFDDADLESVVEGVVDAIWFNQGQVCCAGSRILAQEGIAEKLTQRLRERMETLRVGNPLDKAVDIGAIVAPVQLEQIRKLVQAGADEGAQMWQPSWSCPTEGCFYPPTLFTNVSPSSSVAQVEIFGPVVVLMTFRTPAEAVELANNTVYGLASSVWTENINLALDVAPKIKAGTVWINSTNLFDAASGFGGYRESGFGREGGKEGLYEYVKPRWEVASKNGGAPARRDDRKARPARAEKQRGNGAGPVLPPIDRTAKLYIGGKQARPDSGYALSVYGPGDRLIGDVGLGNRKDVRNAVEAAHKAKGWSKGTAHNRAQVLFYLAENLAARFDEFSRRIAAMTGDEAGADREVEASIRRLYTYAAWADKYDGLVHATPMRNVTLAMNEPIGVVGVACPDTAPLLGFISTVMPAVATGNAVVVIPSERWPLAATDFYQVLDTSDVPGGVVNIVTGKRDELAETLAAHDDVEAMWYFGGAEGSATVERLSAGNMKRTWVSYGRERDWFDAEQGEGREFLRQATHVKNVWVPYGE from the coding sequence ATGAGCATCGCCGAAATCTTCGAGACCATGGAATACGGCCCCGCCCCCGAGAGCGCCTCGCCCGCGGTGGAGTGGCTTGAGGAACGGGGCCGCACCTTCCGGCACTTCGTCGGCGGCGAGTGGCGTGAGCCGGAGGGCGGCGAGTTCTTCGACACCACCAATCCCGCCACCAACCAGCCCCTGGCACGCATCGCCCAGGGCAGCGAGGCCGACGTGGACGCGGCGGTGCGCGCGGCCCGCGAGGCGCTTCCCGCCTGGCAGGCGCTCGACGGCCATGCGCGCGCCCGGTTCCTGTACGCCATCGCCCGACACATCCAGCGCCACAGCCGGCTCTTTTCCGTGCTGGAAACGATGGACAACGGCAAGCCCATCCGCGAGTCGCGCGACATCGACATCCCGCTGGTGGCCCGGCACTTCTACCACCACGCCGGGTGGGCCCAGCTGATGGACACGGAGATGGCGGACCAGGTGCCCGTGGGCGTAGTGGGCCAGATCATCCCGTGGAACTTTCCGCTGCTGATGATGGCGTGGAAGATCGCGCCGGCGCTGGCGATGGGGAACACGGTGGTCCTGAAGCCGGCCGAGTTCACCTCGCTGACCGCGCTGCTCTTCGCCGAGGTGTGCCGCGACGCGGGGCTGCCCCCGGGCGTGGTGAACGTGGTCACCGGCGACGGGCGCACGGGCGCGGCCATCGTCGGGCATCCGGACGTGGACAAGATCGCGTTCACCGGGTCTACGGAGGTCGGCCGCATCATCCGCGTGGCGACGGCGGGAACGGGGAAGAAGCTGTCGCTGGAGCTGGGCGGCAAGTCGCCCTTCATCGTCTTCGACGACGCCGACCTGGAAAGCGTGGTCGAGGGCGTGGTCGACGCCATCTGGTTCAACCAGGGGCAGGTGTGCTGCGCCGGCTCGCGCATCCTGGCGCAGGAGGGCATCGCCGAAAAGCTGACGCAGCGGCTGCGCGAGCGGATGGAGACGCTGCGGGTGGGCAACCCGCTGGACAAGGCGGTGGACATCGGCGCCATCGTGGCCCCCGTGCAGCTGGAGCAGATCCGCAAGCTCGTGCAGGCCGGCGCCGACGAGGGCGCGCAGATGTGGCAGCCGTCGTGGAGCTGCCCCACCGAGGGATGCTTCTATCCGCCGACGCTGTTCACCAACGTGTCGCCGTCGTCCAGCGTGGCGCAGGTGGAGATCTTTGGCCCCGTCGTGGTGCTGATGACCTTCCGCACGCCCGCCGAAGCCGTGGAGCTGGCCAACAACACCGTGTACGGCCTGGCGTCCAGCGTGTGGACCGAGAACATCAACCTGGCCCTGGACGTCGCGCCCAAGATCAAGGCCGGCACCGTGTGGATCAACAGCACCAACCTGTTCGACGCCGCGTCGGGCTTTGGCGGGTACCGCGAGAGCGGCTTTGGGCGCGAGGGGGGCAAGGAGGGGCTGTACGAATACGTGAAGCCGCGTTGGGAGGTGGCGAGCAAGAACGGCGGCGCCCCCGCCCGCCGCGACGACCGCAAGGCCAGGCCCGCGCGCGCGGAGAAGCAGCGCGGCAACGGCGCCGGACCGGTGCTGCCGCCCATCGACCGCACGGCCAAGCTGTACATCGGCGGCAAGCAGGCGCGGCCCGACAGCGGCTACGCCCTCTCCGTCTACGGCCCGGGCGACCGGCTGATCGGCGACGTGGGGCTGGGCAACCGCAAGGACGTGCGGAACGCGGTGGAGGCGGCGCACAAGGCCAAGGGGTGGAGCAAGGGCACCGCGCACAACCGCGCGCAGGTGCTGTTCTACCTGGCCGAGAACCTGGCGGCCCGCTTCGACGAGTTCAGCCGCCGCATCGCCGCCATGACGGGCGACGAAGCCGGGGCGGACCGCGAGGTCGAGGCGTCCATCCGCCGCCTGTACACATACGCCGCTTGGGCCGACAAGTACGACGGCCTGGTGCACGCCACGCCCATGCGCAACGTGACGCTGGCGATGAACGAGCCCATCGGCGTGGTCGGCGTGGCGTGCCCCGACACGGCGCCGCTGCTGGGCTTCATCTCCACCGTCATGCCCGCGGTGGCTACGGGGAACGCGGTGGTGGTGATTCCGTCGGAGCGGTGGCCGCTGGCCGCGACGGACTTCTACCAGGTGCTCGACACCTCCGACGTCCCGGGCGGCGTCGTCAACATCGTTACGGGCAAGCGCGACGAGCTGGCGGAGACGCTGGCGGCGCACGACGACGTCGAGGCCATGTGGTACTTCGGCGGGGCCGAGGGGAGCGCGACGGTGGAGCGCCTGTCGGCCGGCAACATGAAGCGCACGTGGGTGAGCTACGGCCGCGAGCGCGACTGGTTCGACGCCGAGCAGGGCGAAGGGCGCGAGTTCCTGCGCCAGGCCACCCACGTCAAAAACGTCTGGGTGCCCTACGGCGAGTGA
- a CDS encoding secondary thiamine-phosphate synthase enzyme YjbQ — MEEIRIRTHRRGEMLDITGRVREIVARSGMDEGVVVLQSLHTTAALTINENADPDVVHDLLGKLEQLVPKDEAFYRHDEGNSDSHLKTSFFGPSLMVIVSGGQPVLGTWQGIWFCEFDGPRERRVAVQLLRA, encoded by the coding sequence ATGGAGGAGATCCGCATCCGGACGCACCGGCGCGGCGAGATGCTGGACATCACCGGCCGCGTGCGCGAGATCGTCGCGCGGTCGGGGATGGACGAGGGCGTGGTGGTGCTGCAGAGCCTTCACACCACGGCCGCGCTCACCATCAACGAGAACGCCGACCCCGACGTGGTGCACGACCTGCTGGGCAAGCTCGAGCAGCTGGTCCCCAAGGACGAGGCGTTCTACCGCCACGACGAGGGGAACAGCGACAGCCACCTGAAGACCAGCTTCTTCGGTCCATCGCTCATGGTGATCGTCAGCGGCGGGCAGCCGGTGCTGGGGACGTGGCAGGGGATCTGGTTCTGCGAGTTCGACGGGCCGCGCGAGCGCCGCGTGGCCGTGCAGCTGCTGCGGGCATGA
- a CDS encoding MaoC/PaaZ C-terminal domain-containing protein, whose translation MSGEATPSPLRSMVRLVARGIQARRSGATLDLAAIPRRKLSAERAGIEIDPRHVQAYAAATDGERIGGFGEGAGAVPPFYCATWETALALQMFAGMEQPLPLGAIVHVSTDLVWARPLRSGDAVRCRVELDRVEPARRGFRMTVLARNWLSAGQLCCQSTSVFQVRTGGTDNSERAHSRSADRTGPAVPEDGWTELVRWDLSGSAGRRYARVSGDYNPIHLWGLTARPFGFRAPILHGYCIAARAAHTLIEHCLGGDPGALRRMRIAFRAPLPLPTTARLLVNDNSPEHWFRVAAPGEGPVYAEGTYGGIRETT comes from the coding sequence ATGAGCGGCGAGGCGACGCCTTCACCCCTGCGGTCGATGGTTCGCCTGGTGGCGCGGGGTATACAGGCGCGCCGGTCGGGCGCGACGCTGGACCTGGCGGCCATCCCGCGGCGGAAGCTCTCCGCCGAGCGCGCCGGCATCGAGATCGATCCGCGTCACGTGCAGGCGTACGCCGCCGCGACGGACGGGGAGCGCATCGGGGGATTCGGGGAGGGAGCCGGCGCGGTTCCGCCGTTCTACTGCGCCACCTGGGAAACGGCGCTGGCGCTGCAGATGTTCGCGGGGATGGAGCAGCCGCTGCCGCTGGGCGCCATCGTCCACGTGTCTACGGACCTGGTGTGGGCGCGGCCCCTGCGCTCGGGCGACGCCGTCCGGTGCCGGGTGGAGCTGGACCGGGTGGAGCCCGCACGCCGCGGCTTTCGGATGACCGTGCTCGCCCGCAACTGGCTGAGTGCCGGCCAGCTCTGCTGCCAGTCCACGAGCGTCTTCCAGGTGAGGACGGGCGGCACGGACAATTCCGAGCGCGCCCATTCCCGCTCGGCGGATCGCACCGGCCCCGCTGTGCCCGAGGACGGCTGGACCGAGCTGGTGCGCTGGGATTTGTCAGGGAGCGCGGGCCGGCGCTACGCCCGCGTTTCCGGCGACTACAACCCGATCCACCTGTGGGGGCTGACGGCGCGCCCGTTCGGCTTCCGCGCGCCCATCCTGCACGGCTACTGCATCGCCGCCCGCGCCGCCCACACGCTGATCGAGCACTGCCTGGGCGGCGACCCCGGCGCGCTGCGGCGGATGCGCATCGCCTTCCGGGCGCCCCTGCCCCTCCCCACCACGGCCCGTCTGCTCGTCAACGACAACTCGCCCGAACACTGGTTCCGCGTAGCCGCCCCCGGCGAGGGCCCCGTCTACGCCGAAGGCACGTACGGCGGCATTCGCGAGACGACGTAG
- a CDS encoding TIGR00730 family Rossman fold protein — MAEQDNPTLNVAQRTRTSTEDERLLQSPAEQPESLDFTRSDPWRVLRIMGEFVEGFDTLARIGPAVTIFGSARTPADHPEYAAARETARLLGEAGFGIITGGGPGVMEAANRGARDAGVQSIGCNIELPFEQGINPYVDVAINFRYFFVRKTMFVKYAEAFIIFPGGFGTMDELFEALTLIQTGKVRDFPVVLVGTAYWQGLIDWIRGTLLAEGKISPEDVNMLVVTDSLEEAVQTIVRCYDEISATSGRPPRRSKASRSGTAGTAEGTPASPEKADAQ; from the coding sequence ATGGCGGAACAGGACAACCCCACGCTGAACGTCGCGCAGCGCACGCGCACGTCCACCGAAGACGAGCGGCTGCTGCAGTCGCCGGCGGAGCAGCCCGAATCGCTCGACTTCACGAGGTCCGATCCGTGGCGGGTGCTGCGTATCATGGGCGAGTTCGTGGAGGGGTTCGACACGCTGGCGCGCATCGGCCCGGCGGTGACCATCTTCGGCTCGGCGCGCACCCCGGCGGACCACCCCGAATACGCGGCGGCGCGTGAAACTGCGCGGCTGCTGGGCGAGGCGGGGTTCGGCATCATCACCGGCGGCGGGCCGGGAGTGATGGAGGCCGCCAACCGTGGGGCGCGCGACGCCGGCGTGCAGTCCATCGGCTGCAACATCGAGCTTCCGTTCGAACAGGGGATCAACCCGTACGTGGACGTCGCCATCAACTTCCGGTACTTCTTCGTCCGCAAGACGATGTTCGTGAAGTACGCGGAGGCGTTCATCATCTTCCCGGGCGGCTTCGGGACGATGGACGAGCTGTTCGAGGCGCTGACGCTGATCCAGACGGGCAAGGTGCGCGACTTCCCCGTGGTTCTGGTGGGCACCGCGTACTGGCAAGGGCTGATCGACTGGATCCGCGGCACCCTGCTGGCGGAGGGCAAGATTTCGCCCGAGGACGTGAACATGCTGGTGGTGACGGACTCGCTGGAAGAGGCGGTGCAGACGATCGTGCGCTGCTACGACGAGATTTCGGCCACGAGCGGCAGGCCGCCCCGACGGAGCAAGGCGTCGCGGTCGGGAACGGCGGGCACGGCGGAGGGAACGCCAGCTTCGCCGGAAAAGGCCGACGCGCAGTAG
- a CDS encoding sigma-70 family RNA polymerase sigma factor has product MSDPAPGRTRPGTASADDPDLALVRAMAAGDERALGLLYDRWQPLLHSMIFHVVGDAGDAEEVLEDALWQAWRQAGTYDESRGSVRTWLTTIARSRALDRVRVRRAARQDVSLDDAPASAEFVLAGGGPAEAAEAADLRARVEQALALLPPDQRETVEMAYFRGLSQTEIAEATGQPLGTVKTRARLALQKLRTALSSLREEAP; this is encoded by the coding sequence GTGAGCGATCCCGCACCCGGGCGCACGCGGCCCGGCACCGCATCGGCCGACGACCCGGACCTTGCCCTGGTGCGCGCCATGGCGGCGGGCGACGAGCGCGCCCTGGGGCTGCTGTACGACCGGTGGCAGCCGCTGCTGCACTCCATGATCTTTCACGTCGTCGGCGATGCGGGCGATGCCGAAGAGGTGCTGGAAGACGCACTGTGGCAGGCGTGGCGGCAGGCGGGCACGTACGACGAGTCGCGCGGCAGCGTGCGCACCTGGCTGACGACCATCGCCCGCAGCCGGGCGCTGGACCGGGTGCGCGTGCGCCGGGCCGCGCGGCAGGACGTGTCGCTGGACGATGCCCCGGCGTCGGCGGAGTTCGTGCTGGCGGGCGGCGGCCCGGCGGAGGCGGCCGAAGCGGCCGACCTGCGGGCGCGGGTGGAGCAGGCGCTGGCTTTGCTGCCCCCGGACCAGCGCGAGACGGTGGAGATGGCCTACTTTCGCGGGCTGAGCCAGACGGAGATCGCGGAGGCCACGGGCCAGCCGCTGGGTACCGTAAAAACGCGGGCCCGGCTGGCGCTCCAGAAGCTGAGAACGGCGCTGTCGAGCCTTCGGGAGGAGGCGCCATGA
- a CDS encoding anti-sigma factor: protein MTTDMTHDEVREALGAEALGALDGGERERVLAHVAGCDACRAELGALREAAALVAHAAPHRPLAPARAADLRSRLLARAAADGVSRTSQDEVTIEAAPVPAALPVPRVDAEPARPAPSRSDVIPITSARRGRGPMAGWLAAAASLLLLIAAGVYASGLRQQVDALQARATRLEAERTRLAERVQQGEATVASLSGPAVKVIDMAAARPADPTGRMFWDTRTARWTFFAHNLPATRPGREYQLWLVTADRKISAGTFRPGPRGSAVVQAEYELPPESLQAVAVTEEPAGGQPQPTGAIVLAGAMSTR from the coding sequence ATGACAACGGACATGACGCACGACGAAGTTCGCGAGGCGCTGGGCGCGGAGGCGCTGGGCGCGCTCGACGGCGGCGAGCGCGAGCGGGTGCTGGCCCACGTGGCCGGGTGCGATGCCTGCCGCGCGGAGCTGGGTGCGCTGCGCGAAGCGGCGGCGCTGGTGGCGCACGCCGCTCCCCATCGCCCGCTGGCCCCGGCCCGCGCGGCCGACCTCCGCTCGCGCCTGCTGGCCCGGGCAGCGGCGGATGGCGTCTCGCGTACCTCGCAGGACGAGGTGACCATCGAGGCGGCGCCGGTGCCTGCCGCACTCCCGGTCCCGCGTGTCGACGCAGAGCCGGCGCGGCCCGCACCTTCCCGTTCCGATGTGATTCCCATCACCTCCGCGCGCCGGGGCCGCGGGCCGATGGCGGGGTGGCTGGCAGCCGCCGCCTCGCTGCTGCTGCTGATCGCCGCCGGGGTGTACGCGTCCGGGCTGCGGCAGCAGGTGGATGCGCTGCAGGCGCGGGCGACCCGGCTGGAGGCGGAGCGCACGCGCCTGGCGGAGCGCGTACAGCAGGGCGAGGCGACCGTCGCGTCGCTTTCCGGGCCGGCGGTGAAGGTGATCGACATGGCGGCGGCGCGGCCGGCGGATCCCACGGGGCGCATGTTCTGGGACACGAGGACGGCGCGCTGGACCTTCTTCGCCCACAACCTTCCTGCCACCCGGCCCGGCCGCGAGTACCAGCTGTGGCTGGTGACGGCCGACCGCAAGATCAGCGCGGGCACCTTCCGCCCCGGGCCACGCGGCAGCGCCGTCGTGCAGGCCGAGTACGAGCTGCCGCCGGAGTCGCTGCAGGCCGTGGCGGTTACCGAAGAGCCGGCCGGCGGCCAGCCGCAGCCCACCGGCGCCATCGTCCTGGCGGGCGCAATGTCGACGCGGTAA
- a CDS encoding rhomboid family intramembrane serine protease, translating into MSTIEQEIPGSPKARILGKIIRSPAQPRVPDEALATGPKPASSEYGFVSLRGDEVASSRERMVYMTRTSPAPSLVWAPETEAMVPPWQVPWMLDAMRVYKQEELRGEMRTALLWSGGILVFCTFLHWGMAILALPVLAVALSNVQIRVSTALSWTAEQFRAEAEAHRKAVARLVEYQQFAVVDTRFTMAVAYPILATCALQLLTLNMAGREAALDPQAARSGEWWRLLTAPLLHAHPLHIWMNYSALLGLGRLMEGSAPRGWVPLVFVLTAVAGGLASVALPPDVPSVGASGGLLGMLGFLLVIGYRRRSTLPGSFLKDLLKDVGLIALMGLFAFQMIDNAAHAGGLVTGLAIGIVAVPSTEAATEWTGGRAVELAGHAAVVLLWVSVALVVGAVLASVHT; encoded by the coding sequence GTGAGCACGATCGAGCAGGAGATCCCTGGGAGCCCCAAGGCGCGCATTTTAGGGAAAATCATCCGCTCGCCCGCGCAGCCGCGCGTTCCGGACGAGGCACTCGCAACCGGGCCCAAGCCTGCGTCATCAGAATATGGATTCGTCAGCCTCCGTGGTGACGAGGTGGCCAGCTCACGGGAGCGAATGGTCTACATGACGCGGACCAGCCCCGCCCCCAGCCTGGTCTGGGCGCCGGAAACGGAGGCGATGGTGCCCCCGTGGCAGGTGCCCTGGATGCTCGATGCCATGCGGGTGTACAAGCAGGAGGAACTGCGCGGGGAGATGCGCACCGCGCTGCTGTGGTCGGGGGGCATCCTCGTCTTCTGCACGTTCCTTCACTGGGGCATGGCCATCCTCGCCTTGCCGGTCCTTGCGGTGGCGCTGTCGAACGTCCAGATCCGGGTTTCGACGGCGCTGTCGTGGACGGCGGAACAGTTTCGCGCGGAGGCGGAGGCGCATCGCAAGGCCGTCGCGCGGCTGGTGGAATACCAGCAGTTTGCCGTCGTCGATACGCGATTCACCATGGCCGTGGCGTATCCCATCTTGGCCACCTGCGCCCTCCAGCTGCTCACGCTGAACATGGCGGGACGTGAAGCGGCGCTGGACCCGCAGGCCGCGCGCTCGGGCGAGTGGTGGCGGCTACTGACGGCCCCGCTGCTGCACGCGCATCCGCTGCACATCTGGATGAACTACTCGGCCCTCCTCGGGCTGGGGCGGCTGATGGAGGGGAGCGCACCGCGCGGGTGGGTGCCGCTGGTATTTGTGCTCACGGCGGTGGCCGGCGGACTCGCGAGCGTGGCGCTTCCGCCCGACGTTCCCTCCGTGGGTGCATCTGGCGGGCTGCTTGGAATGCTGGGCTTTCTCCTGGTGATCGGCTATCGCCGGCGGTCGACGCTGCCGGGAAGTTTTCTGAAAGACCTGCTGAAGGACGTAGGCCTGATCGCCCTGATGGGTCTGTTTGCATTCCAGATGATCGACAATGCGGCGCACGCGGGCGGGCTGGTGACGGGGCTGGCCATCGGCATCGTGGCCGTTCCTTCGACGGAAGCCGCCACCGAGTGGACGGGCGGGCGAGCGGTGGAACTGGCCGGCCACGCAGCCGTCGTCCTGCTGTGGGTTTCGGTTGCGCTCGTCGTGGGTGCGGTCCTGGCCAGCGTCCACACGTAG